One Brassica napus cultivar Da-Ae chromosome A5, Da-Ae, whole genome shotgun sequence DNA window includes the following coding sequences:
- the LOC111215799 gene encoding mediator of RNA polymerase II transcription subunit 27, giving the protein MQSLQQPLAASHQSEPDAPPKQVAQAMERLNQAARVIADIRLGADRILEAMFVASNPRHNDAPLQLFLKEDASMRQHLQDLRSIGKKLEESGVLTESLRSRSNSWGLHMPLVCPDGAVVAYAWKRQLAGQAGASAVDRTRLALKAFTDQKRRFFPHIDDGPKMEPGSKKQRASHSLLEHGGEEPVEYKTLPDIQSRLEKLVPNVKVSTYGRLSWLKRASSLPGSGSDDDPSEESKPIFQSSSKLRSGLQDEVVDKVAVIELSFPSVFRAVVSLNPAGSVDPDAVAFFSLDEGGSYLHARGFSVHHVYKHITEHAATALQYFLGFGSVTALYSLLLWICSFESLYSKPCSKCGKLLAMDKKSSLILPPLHRAYQELPLAANLSVCEAYHAGCSSDGS; this is encoded by the exons ATGCAGTCGCTACAACAACCCCTAGCGGCGAGCCACCAGTCGGAACCAGACGCGCCGCCGAAGCAGGTGGCTCAAGCCATGGAACGTCTCAACCAAGCCGCTAGGGTTATCGCCGACATCCGCCTCGGCGCCGACCGTATCCTCGAAGCCATGTTCGTCGCCTCGAACCCTCGCCACAACGACGCGCCTCTCCAGCTCTTCCTCAAAGAAGACGCCTCCATGCGTCAGCACCTTCAGGATCTCCGTTCAATTG GGAAGAAGCTGGAAGAGTCTGGGGTTCTCACTGAGTCTCTCAGGTCGAGAAGTAACTCGTGGGGTCTTCACATGCCTCTCGTTTGTCCTGATGGTGCTGTTGTTGCTTATGCTTGGAAGAGACAGCTTGCTGGCCAAGCTGGTGCTTCTGCTGTTGATAGAACCAG GTTAGCTCTCAAGGCCTTTACGGATCAAAAAAGACGATTCTTCCCTCACATTGACGATGGACCCAAGATGGAACCAGGATCTAAAAAACAACGTGCCTCCCATTCACTATTAGAACATGGAGGAGAGGAGCCGGTTGAGTACAAGACATTGCCAGATATACAATCACGTCTAGAGAAGCTGGTTCCTAATGTGAAGGTGTCTACTTATGGACGGTTGAGCTGGCTCAAAAGAGCTAGTTCTTTACCTGGCTCCGGAAGTGATGATGATCCATCAGAAGAATCAAAACCTATTTTCCAGAGTTCTAGTAAGCTGAGATCAGGGTTACAGGATGAAGTTGTGGACAAGGTTGCTGTAATTGAATTATCGTTTCCTTCCGTGTTCAGAGCTGTGGTCTCGTTGAATCCAGCTGGTTCTGTTGATCCAGATGCAGTTGCATTCTTCTCTTTAGATGAG GGAGGAAGCTACTTACATGCGAGAGGCTTCTCGGTTCATCATGTTTACAAACACATCACG GAACATGCGGCTACGGCCTTGCAATACTTCCTTGGATTTGGTAGCGTAACAGCTCTGTACTCTCTCCTG CTATGGATATGCAGTTTTGAATCACTTTATAGTAAACCATGCAG TAAGTGTGGAAAGCTATTAGCAATGGATAAAAAGTCTTCTTTGATCCTACCTCCTCTACACCGCGCTTATCAAGAACTGCCTCTTGCGGCCAACCTCAGCGTTTGTGAAGCTTACCACGCCGGTTGCTCTTCAGATGGTTCTTAG
- the LOC111215800 gene encoding uncharacterized protein LOC111215800, translated as MSMLKALSFVFVLLCFEIHETMAADGNSSFSFDGFAKSPSLDKHVALSGDSKLVSDGSSIQLTDSVSGSVGGVVYTKPIKLLQGKESRNSLSFSSYFSFSMPNEVGDVMAFVMVPSGLDLGLFGKKDNSSSALEFLFEYAKNETVAAFEFDISKRGNRARVLVGKPESSEIRNLSFEGDLLMESGGRLNCMVEYEASSKRVMVRFRKPGSVKLLDPFFSFSVDLGELWSDGEFVVCLSSANGNSSNAHLLHSWRFEIRQPTPVWMHSLPLEPNQAIEADVSTEGEEDVERNECIWRMFGVWVLGAVFGALGVTLALYLWTICGLRRSMAVVVPEECHVKGLSVAVGGIEEGKK; from the coding sequence ATGTCGATGCTCAAAGCCTTATCCTTTGTTTTCGTTTTGTTGTGCTTCGAGATTCATGAAACCATGGCTGCAGATGGGAACTCCTCGTTTTCGTTTGATGGGTTCGCAAAGTCTCCGAGTCTTGACAAGCACGTTGCTTTGTCTGGTGATTCGAAGCTTGTCAGTGACGGTTCTTCGATTCAGCTGACTGACTCGGTGAGTGGAAGCGTGGGAGGAGTCGTTTACACGAAACCCATCAAGCTTCTCCAAGGTAAAGAGAGTAGGAACTCGTTATCTTTCTCGAGTTACTTCTCCTTCTCGATGCCTAATGAGGTTGGTGATGTCATGGCCTTTGTAATGGTTCCAAGTGGTTTGGATCTTGGCCTCTTCGGTAAGAAAGATAACAGTTCCTCTGCGTTAGAGTTTCTGTTTGAGTACGCAAAGAACGAGACAGTTGCTGCTTTTGAGTTTGATATATCCAAAAGAGGAAACCGTGCGAGAGTCTTGGTAGGTAAACCTGAATCTTCCGAAATTAGAAACCTTTCCTTTGAGGGTGACTTGTTGATGGAGAGTGGAGGGAGGTTGAACTGTATGGTTGAGTATGAAGCAAGTTCTAAGAGAGTAATGGTTCGATTCAGAAAGCCAGGTTCGGTTAAGTTGTTAGATCCATTCTTCTCCTTCTCGGTTGACTTGGGGGAGCTATGGAGTGATGGTGAGTTCGTTGTGTGTTTAAGCTCTGCAAACGGGAACTCTTCCAATGCACATTTGCTTCATTCATGGAGGTTTGAGATAAGGCAGCCAACGCCGGTGTGGATGCATTCACTGCCGCTTGAACCGAATCAAGCGATAGAGGCTGACGTTTCCACGGAGGGGGAAGAGGATGTTGAGAGAAACGAGTGCATATGGAGAATGTTTGGTGTTTGGGTCTTGGGTGCAGTGTTTGGAGCGTTAGGGGTAACGCTGGCTTTGTATCTATGGACGATATGCGGTCTGAGGCGGTCAATGGCGGTGGTGGTACCAGAGGAATGTCATGTGAAAGGGTTGAGTGTTGCGGTGGGTGGTattgaagaaggcaagaagTAG